In a single window of the Heterodontus francisci isolate sHetFra1 chromosome 35, sHetFra1.hap1, whole genome shotgun sequence genome:
- the LOC137350431 gene encoding histone H2AX-like → MSGRGKTSGKARAKAKSRSSRAGLQFPVGRVHRLLRKGNYAERVGAGAPVYLAAVLEYLTAEILELAGNAARDNKKTRIIPRHLQLAVRNDEELNKLLGGVTIAQGGVLPNIQAVLLPKKTSAQSSQKK, encoded by the coding sequence atgtctggaagaggaaagaccagcggcaaagctcgggccaaggccaagtctcgctcctcccgggctggattgcagttcccggtgggccgtgttcacaggctcctgagaaagggtaactatgctgagcgtgtgggtgccggagccccggtctatctggctgctgtgctcgagtatctgaccgctgaaatcctcgagctggctggcaacgcggcccgagacaacaagaagacccgcatcatccccagacacctgcagttggccgtccgcaacgatgaggagctcaacaagttgctggggggagtgaccatcgctcagggtggggtgctgcctaatatccaggccgtgctgctgcctaagaaaaccagcgctcagagctcccagaaaaagtaa